The following nucleotide sequence is from Pseudomonas sessilinigenes.
GCAGGCGCGCAGGGTGGCTTGCAGGTTCTCCACGCCTTCCTGGTTGAGGGTGTTGATCTGGGTGATGTCGACGTTGATCGACTCCACCACGGCGGTTTGCTCTTCTGTCGCGGTGGCCACCGACTGGTTCATGCCATCGATCTCGCCGATGCGCTGGGTCACGCTGCCCAGGCGCTCGCCGGCCTGATTGGCGATGCCGACGCTGCTTTCGCTCTCGCGCTGGCTTTCGGTCATGGTGCCTACGGCCTGGCGGGCGCCCACTTGTAGCTCCTCGATCATCTTCTGCACCTGCTGCGCCGAATCCTGGGTGCGGTGGGCGAGGTTGCGAACCTCGTCCGCGACCACGGCGAAACCGCGCCCGGCCTCACCGGCACGGGCTGCCTCGATGGCGGCATTGAGTGCCAGCAGGTTGGTCTGCTGGGAGATGCCGGTGATCACTTCGAGGATCTGGCCGATGTTCACGGTGTTGCTGTTGAGGGTCTCGATGTGCTCGCAGGAATTGCTGATCTTGGTCGACAGCTGGTGCATGGCGTCGATGGTCCGGTCCACCACTTGCTGGCCGTCCTGCGCCAGGTTGCGCGCCTCGCTGGAGTGTTGCGAGGCCAGGGCGGCGTTCTGGGCGATCTCCTGGGCAGCCGCGCCCAGCTGGTTGATGGCCGCGGCCACGCTGCTGGTACGCGAGGCTTGCTGGTCGGAATTGAGCATCGACGAATTGGAGGCGGCGACTACCCGCAAGGCGACTTCGTTGACCTGGCCGGTGGCCGAGGACACTTCGCGGATCGAACCGTGGATACGCTCGACGAAGCGGTTGAACGACAGACCCAGGGTGCCGAATTCGTCATGGCCGTGGATCACCAGGCGTCGGGTCAGGTCGCCTTCGCCTTCGGCAATGTCATGCATCGCGCGCCCCATCAGGTGCAGGGGCTGCATCAGGATGCGGATCAGCATGCCCAGCAGGCCGATGATGATCACCACGGCAATGGCCATGGCGATGAGCGCCGAAGTCCGGAACTCGCTGAGCATGGCGAACGCGGTGTCCTGGTCCAGGACCAGGGCTACGTACCAGTTGGCCGAGGGCACGCCATCGATGTGGGTGAAGGAAATGAACTGGGCCTTGCCGCCCAGTTGCGCTTCCTTGAGGCCGGGGCTGATGTTGGGCGCGCCGTCCGGATAGGCTTCGGCCAGGCTCTTGAGCACCAGCTTGTTGTCCGGGTGGATCAGGATCTTGCCCTCGGCACTGACGATGAAGGCATGGCCGTGGCCGCCGAAGTTCAGCGAGTTGATGATGGCGCTGATGCTCGACAGGTCGATGTCGGCCCCCGCGACGCCGATCATCCGGCCCTGGTGCTGCACTGGGGTGGCAACGGTGATTACCAGCTTGCCGGACGAGGCGGCGATGTAGGGCTCGGTGACGATGGTCTGCTGGGCGGTATTGGCCGCCTTGTACCAGCCACGGCTCCGGGGGTCGTAGTCGGCCGTGCGGTTGCCGGCTGGTACGGAGAACATTGCGCCGTCCTGGCCACCGAAGTAGGTGAGCTGGAAATTGCTGGTGTAGGCGGGCAGGCCGACACTGCGCTTGAGGCTGTCGGCGCCGCTGCCGTCCACGGCGACCTGCTGTGCCAGCGATTGCAGGAGCTGGATACGGCTTTCCAGCCAGGTCTGGATGTTGCGGGTGGTCAGGCTGCCCAGTTCTTGCATCGTTGCTTGGGTACTGCCGCGCAAGGCCTCGCGCTGACGGTAGTCATTGAACAGAATGAAACAGGCGAACGCGACGGCTACCACAAGGGCAGCGGCTAGCAGGATCTTGTGGCTGAACTTCATATTGCTGGTCATTAAGTGAACTACCGCGAGGGGCTGGTCAACGAGGGGCGTCAATTTGCCACAGTGGAGGGCTTTGCGCTGCAGTTATGTCGACTGGCCATCACTGAAGATGAGGCGAGAGAGTGGAATCCCGACGAACTGCCTATGGGGTTTCGAAGGTGGTTGATTTACGACGCAAATACCTGGGCTCCCGGCGAGAAATAGCGGGCCCTGCGGGGAACCAGATGGGGGTTTTCTCTTCTAAGCTTCTGGTTGGCTGACAGGCCTTCCCCCTTTCGTCCAGGAGTTCACCATGTCCCTGCGTTCCATCGCTCTGTTGTCGTTCTGCGTGCTACTGGCCGCGTGCAGCAAGGTCAATCAGGAAAACTATTCCAAGCTCTCGGCGGGCATGCCCAAGGCCGATGTCGAAAAACTTCTGGGCAAGCCGACCGACTGTTCCGGCGCACTGGGCATGTCCAGCTGTACCTGGGGCGATAAGAACAGCTTTATCAGCGTGCAGTATGCCGGTGAGAAGGTCCTGATGTTTTCCGGGCAAGGCCTGAAGTAAATCCGGGGCTTCGGGCCCACGGGAGAAAAATAATGATGCGTTTTGTTGTCACTCTTCTGGTCGGCCTGCTCTTGGCCGGCTGCGCCACGTCCCGGGACGATTCGCTGGCGCCCAAGACCGCTAATCACGTCGAGCTCAAGCGTTACCAGGGGACCTGGTACGAGCTGGCGCGCCTACCCATGTATTTCCAGCGTAACTGTGCTCAATCCGAGGCTCGCTACACCCTGTTGCCCGAGGGCTCGATGGCGGTGCTCAACCGCTGCCTGACCCCGGACTGGAAGTGGGAGGAAGCCCGAGGTACGGCGACGCCCCAGGTGCCGGGCAAGACCGACAAGCTCTGGGTTCGGTTCGACAATTGGTTCACCCGATTGCTGCCAGGGTCGATCAAGGGCGACTACTGGGTGTTGTATGTCAGCGACGACTACAAGACAGCGATCGTGGGCAACCCCAACCGCCGCTACCTGTGGTTGTTGTCGCGTACGCCGGAGGTCAATGAAACGGTGCGTGAGGAGTTGCTGAGCAAGGCTCGCCAACAGGGCTATGACACCACGCGGCTGATCTGGCGGGTATCGGACTCGGCCATGGCCAAGACCTCGAAGTAGTTACTGGCCCCATGGGAGCCGATGGTTTTCATGGGCAATGGCCGGGGCGCCAGCATCCGCGGGCTTCCCGGCCGGTCAAGGGGCGAGCCTTGCCGAGTCAGGCCAGGAGGTCGCGCAGTACCTGGGTAAAACTGCGGCAGCTCTCTTCATCCGCAGGATGCCGTCCGTCACGTACCACCCACTGGCCTCCCACCATGACGTCTCGCACCTGGCGATCACTGCCGGCAAACAGCCAGCGGTTGAGGATTGCGTCGCCATCGGCCGTGGCCAGGTAGGGGTCGTTGCCATCGAGCACCAGCCAGTCGGCGCGCTTGCCCACGGCGAGGGAGCCAATGGCCTGGCCCAGGGCCTGGGTACCGCCATCCAGCGCCGCGTCGTACAGGGTGCGCCCAACCATCGGCTGGTCGGCCCGGTACAAGCGGTTGCGTCGCTGGTCTCGCAGGCGCTGGCCATACTCCAGCCAGCGCAATTCCTCTACCACGCTGAGCGAGACATGGCTGTCGGAGCCGATGCCCAGGCGTCCGCCCTGGGCGAGGAAGTCCACCGCCGGGAAGATACCGTCGCCCAGGTTGGCCTCGGTGGTCAGGCACAGGCCGGCAATGGCCCGGCTCTGGGCCATGAGGCTGACTTCCTCGGGGTTGGCGTGGGTGGCATGGACCAGGCACCAGCGCTGATCCACCGCTACATGCTCATACAGCCATTGCAGGGGGCGACGGTTGCTCCAGGCCAGGCAATCCTCGACTTCCTTCTGCTGCTCGGCAATGTGGATATGCACCGGGCAATGGGTATCGCTGGCGGCCAGCACTTCGCTGATCTGTTGTGGCGTGACCGCGCGCAGGGAGTGGAAGCACAGGCCCAGTTGCTGGTTGGCCTGTCCGGCCAGCAGGGGTTGCAGTTGCTGTTGCAGCTTGAGGTAGCCCTCGGTGCTGTTGATGAAGCGGCGTTGGCCATCATTGGGAGCCTGGCCGCCGAATCCGGAATGGCTGTAGAGCACCGGCAGCAGGGTCAGGCCGATGCCGGTGCTGGCGGCGGCCTGGCTGATACGCCGCGACAGCTCGGCCGGGTCGGCGTAGGGTTGGCCGCTGGTGTCGTGGTGCACGTAGTGGAATTCGGCCACCGAGGTATAGCCGGCCTTGAGCATCTCGATATACAGCTGGCGGGCGATGATCTCCAGCTGCTCGGGACTGATCTTGCCCACCAGGCGATACATCAGGTCGCGCCAGGTCCAGAAGCTGTCATTGGGATTGCCGGCCACTTCCGCCAGGCCGGCCATCGCCCGCTGGAAAGCGTGGGAGTGCAGGTTGGGCATGCCCGGCAGCACGGGGCCCTTGAGTCGTTCCGCTCCCTCGGCGTCGGCGTTGGCCCGGATCTGGGTCAGCTGGCCGTCGGCACTGACTTCAAGACGTACATCATTGGCCCATCCATCAGGCAATAGCGCGCGTTCGGCAAAGAAGGCGGACATGGTTTGAGCACCCCATTGTGTGTTATTTGTATATACATATACAGACGTTTGCCTGCTCGGTAAACTCCGGCAAGCTAAGCTCTTGTCTCCAGGGACATCAGGCCCTGATCACTTTCACCGACCCACAAGGATTTCCCGTGCCGACCCCGACTGCCAACTCGCCGCTGGTCGCCCACCTGAGCGATAGTCCGGCGCCCTTGTATGCCCGCGTCAAGCAGATGATCACCCAGCAGATCGAGAGCGGAAACTGGCCGCCGCACTACCGCGTGCCGTCGGAAAGCGAGCTGGTCAGCCAGTTGGGTTTCAGCCGCATGACCATCAACCGCGCACTGCGCGAGATGACCGCCGAAGGCATGCTGGTACGCATGCAAGGCGTGGGTACCTTCGTCGCCGAGCCCAAGACCCAGTCGGCATTGTTCGAGGTGCACAATATCGCCGACGAAATCGCCTCCCGCGGTCATCGCCACACTTGCCAGGTCATCACCCTGGGCGAGGAGGCCGCCGGTTCCGAGCGTGCCCTGGCCCTGGACATGCGCGAAGGGCAGAAGGTCTTCCATTCGCTGATCGTGCATTTCGAGAACGACATCCCGGTGCAGATCGAGGATCGCTTCGTCAACGCCCTGGTCGCGCCGGAATACCTCAAGCAGGATTTCACCCTGCAGACTCCCTATGCCTACCTGTCCCAGGTCGCCCCCCTGACCGAGGGCGAGCATGTGGTCGAGGCGATCCTCGCCGAAGCTGAAGAATGCAAGCTCCTGCAAATCGAGCGGGGCGAACCCTGCCTGCTGATCCGTCGCCGTACCTGGTCCGGGCGCCAGCCGGTGACCGCCGCGCGGCTGATCCACCCCGGTTCCCGCCATCGCCTGGAAGGACGCTTTCACAAATGATCCAGTCCACCCTGTTACGTGCCGCCGATTATCCGCGCATGCCCTGGAAAAACGGCGGCGGCAGCACCGAGGAAATCACCCGGGACAGCGGAACCGGCCTGGAAGGCTTCGGCTGGCGGCTGTCGATCGCCGACATCGGCGAGTCCGGCGGATTCTCAAGCTTTGCCGGATACCAGCGAATCATCACCGTGCTGCAGGGGGCGGGCATGCAATTGTCGGTGGATGGCCAGGAGGGGCGGCCGTTGTTGCCGTTCGATCCCTTCGCCTTCAGCGGCGCCAGCCAGGTGAGCTGCAACTTGCTGGGTGGTGCGATCCGCGATTTCAACCTGATCTACAGCCCCGAGCGCTACCTGGCACGCCTGCAGTGGTTCGACGGCCAACAGCGTTTCTTCACCCAGGCACACACTGTGCTGGTGTTCAGTGCCGCCGAGCAGGCGTGGGTGGACGTGACCGGCGCCACGGTGCAGGCCCTGGGGCGTTTTGACTGCCTGCGCCTGGACGGCAATGCCGGACTGCTCGAGATGGCCCTCGATGGGCACTGCTGCGTAATCGAACTCACCGCCCTTTGATTGAATCGGGCGCTGGCAGGTCAAGATACGACCTGCCAGCGTCATCCCCCTCTCTCTATCTATATCCCTGTCGCCGCGCTTCGCTCCCTGGAACGAGGCGAGAAGAGTTGCGCCCGCTTATCTGGCAGAGGGGGCGCCAAAGGTTGTTTCTTGTGCGCACTCATCTGTTACCGAATGCCCCAAAAGGGCACGCAGGCCATTGCTGGTAACAGCTGTGGAGGAGGGTGGGCTATCCCCTGAGATTTTTTTCTTGCTCCGGCAAATGCTTGTCCTACAGGGCTTGCATGATCTTTTTGGAGGTTTGTCCAGTCGCTTCTGGTGGAGTTGGCCGCTTGATTGCATATGCTTGTATGTACAAGTAAATATGTGTGCGTAAGAGTCATTGGATCCTCTTCGCACCTTGGACTTATCGTCGAGGAGGTTTTCCGTGGCTGACAACAAATTCACCAAGTATCGGAACGTTGAAGTTCGTGCTGCACGTGGCAACAAGCTGACCGCCAAGAGCTGGCTGACCGAGGCGCCGCTGCGCATGCTGATGAACAACCTCGACCCTGAAGTCGCCGAGAACCCCAAGGAGCTGGTGGTCTACGGTGGGATCGGGCGCGCTGCGCGCAACTGGGAGTGCTACGACAAGATCGTCGAGTCCCTGACCCAGTTGAACGACGACGAAACCCTGCTGGTGCAATCCGGCAAGCCGGTCGGCGTGTTCAAGACCCACTCCAACGCCCCGCGGGTGCTGATCGCCAACTCCAACCTGGTACCGCACTGGGCCAGTTGGGAGCACTTCAACGAGCTGGACGCCAAGGGCCTGGCCATGTACGGCCAGATGACCGCAGGTAGCTGGATCTACATCGGCAGCCAGGGCATCGTCCAGGGCACCTACGAAACCTTCGTCGAGGCCGGTCGCCAGCACTACAACGGCAATCTCAAGGGCAAGTGGGTGCTGACCGCCGGTCTCGGCGGCATGGGTGGCGCACAGCCACTGGCGGCGACCCTGGCCGGCGCTTGCTCGCTGAACATCGAGTGCCAGCAGAGCCGCATCGACTTCCGCCTGAGCAGCCGTTATGTCGATGAACAGGCCAAGGACCTGGACGATGCCCTGGCGCGTATCGCCAAGTACACCGCCGAAGGCCGCGCCATCTCCATCGCCCTGTTGGGCAACGCGGCGCAAGTTCTCCCTGAACTGATCAAGCGTGGCGTACGCCCGGATATGGTCACCGACCAGACCAGCGCCCACGACCCGCTCAATGGCTACCTGCCAGCCGGCTGGACCTGGGAGCAGTACCGTGACCGCGCGCAGACCGATCCGGCCGCCGTGGTGAAAGCCGCCAAGCAATCCATGGCGGTGCATGTACAGGCGATGCTCGAGTTCCAGAAGCAAGGGATCCCGACCTTCGACTACGGCAACAACATTCGCCAGATGGCCAAGGAAGAGGGCGTGGCCAATGCCTTCGACTTCCCTGGTTTCGTCCCGGCCTACATTCGTCCGCTGTTCTGCCGCGGCATCGGTCCGTTCCGCTGGGCGGCGTTGTCCGGTGATCCGCAGGACATCTACAAGACCGACGCCAAGGTCAAGGAGCTGATCGCGGACGACGCTCACCTGCACAACTGGCTGGACATGGCTCGCGAGCGCATCAGCTTCCAGGGCCTGCCGGCGCGTATCTGCTGGGTCGGCCTGGGCCAGCGCGCCAAGCTGGGCCTGGCCTTCAACGAAATGGTCCGGCGCGGAGAGCTGTCGGCGCCGATCGTCATCGGCCGCGACCACCTGGACTCCGGCTCGGTATCCAGCCCGAACCGTGAAACCGAATCGATGCAGGACGGTTCCGATGCCGTGTCCGACTGGCCGCTGCTCAATGCCCTGCTCAATACCGCCAGCGGTGCGACCTGGGTCTCCCTGCACCATGGCGGTGGCGTGGGCATGGGCTTCTCCCAGCACTCGGGCATGGTCATCGTCTGCGATGGCAGCGACGAGGCCGCCGAACGTATCGCTCGGGTACTGACCAACGATCCGGGCACCGGCGTCATGCGCCATGCCGATGCTGGCTACCAGATCGCGATCGACTGTGCCAAGGAGCAAGGCCTGAACCTGCCGATGATCACCGGCAAGTGACGCACCGGCGGTTCGCCGCCAGGACCAGGGAAGGAGCCGCCGTACCTTGCAGTACGGCGGCTCGGTCCGTGTAGCAGAGCTTTGACATGACAAAACTCCCCGGGAGAACAATAACGATGTCCACGGCCAGTGATAGCTCCAAACCCCTGATCGAGCGGCGGTCGATCAACTACATTCCCGAAGCCGAACGCCACGGCAAGCTCTACAGCCAGTTCACCCTGTGGTTGGGTGCCAATTTGCAGATCACCGCGATTGTCACCGGTGCCCTGGCCGTGGTGCTGGGCGGCGATGTGTTCTGGTCGCTGATCGGCCTGCTGATCGGTCAGTTGCTGGGCGGCGGTGTGATGGCCCTGCATGCGGCACAGGGGCCCAAGCTGGGCCTGCCGCAGATGATCTCCAGCCGGGTACAGTTCGGCGTCTACGGCGCGGCGATTCCGATCGTGCTGGTATGCCTGATGTACCTGGGCTTCACCGCCACGGGTACGGTGCTCTCCGGCCAGGCCCTGGGCCAACTGTTCGGTGTCAGTGACAGTGTCGGTATCCTGATTTTCGCCAGCGTAATCGTCCTGGTCACCGTGCTTGGTTATCGGGTGATCCATGTGATCGGGCGCATCGCCAGCGTCGTTGGCGTGATTGCCTTCGTTTACCTGTTCAGCCGCCTGATGAGCCAGACCGATGTCGGCGCGCTCCTGGAAATTCGTCACTTCAGCTGGAGCAGCTTCCTGCTGGCGGTGTCGCTCGCGGCATCCTGGCAGATCGCCTTTGGCCCCTACGTGGCGGACTACTCGCGTTATCTGCCGAGCCAGACCTCGTCGGTGAAGACCTTCCTTGCCGTGGGCGCAGGCTCGGTGGTGGGTGCGCAAGTGGCGATGATCCTCGGCGTGTTCGCCGCGGCCATGGCCAACGGGCAGTTCGCGGGGCGGGAAGTGGCCTACATCGTCGGCCTGGGCGGGAGCGGTGCCACCGCCGCCTTGCTGTACTTCAGCATCGCCTTTGGCAAGGTCACCATCTCGACGTTGAACTCCTACGGCAGCTTCATGTGCATCGCCACCATCATCAGCGGCTTCCGTGGCCACCTGGAGGTGACGCGCCTGCAGCGCCTGGTGTTCGTGCTGGTCATCGTTGGCGCCGCGACCCTGATCGCCCTGCTTGGGCAGCACTCGTTCCTGGGGGCATTCAAGTCTTTCATCCTGTTCCTGCTGGCCTTCTTCACACCTTGGAGTGCGGTGAACCTGGTGGACTACTACTGCATCACCCGTGAGAACTACGACGTACCCGCGCTGGCCGATCCCAAGGGGCGCTATGGCCGTTGGAATGTCCTGGGTATCAGTGTCTATGTGATCGGCGTGCTGGTGCAGCTGCCGTTCATTTCCACCAAGTTCTATACCGGACCGCTGGTGGACGCCCTGGGCGGGGTGGATATTTCCTGGATCATCGGCCTGGTGGTACCGGCGGCGCTGTACTACGTCTGTGCCAGGAAGTGGCACGGCTCGGTGCCTGAGCAGTTGATCCTGCCAGCAGAGCAGGGTGTGCCAGACCAGCAGAAGACCGCGACAACCCAGCACGCTGCTACGGTTTGAGTCCGCATGCAACGTGAGCGAAGCCCGGCGCTACTGACCGCCTCCAGTTCGATGGATGGTCAGCAGCGCCGTTTGCGCGATAGCCTTTCCAAGGGCCCGCAGCGCTTCCCGGAGACTGTTTCAAGACGCAATAAAAGGTTTTTTCATCAGCCAGCGTGCCAAGGCGCCACCCGCTCGACACAGCGGATGACGACGGATAACGGATGTTTCCGGAGCGACTGGCAGTTATTCCAAAACTCTCAGAAGGAACATGAATGTGACTGCGCTAAACCTGATTCCCGGTCAACTGAGCCTGGCCCAACTGCGGACCGTCTACCAACAGCCACTGACCCTGACCCTGGACGACAGCGCCTCGGCGCAGATCGATGCCAGCGTCGCCTGCGTCGAGCAGATCCTTGCTGAAAAACGCACGGCCTATGGCATCAACACGGGCTTTGGCCTCCTGGCCTCGACTCGTATCGCCAGCGCCGACCTGGAAAACCTCCAGCGTTCCCTGGTGCTGTCCCATGCCGCGGGCGTGGGCGCGCCCATCAGCGACGACCTGGTACGCCTGATCATGGTGCTCAAGGTCAACAGCCTGAGCCGAGGTTTTTCCGGTATCCGCCGCCAGGTGATCGACGCCCTGATCGCCTTGATCAATGCCGAGGTCTATCCGCATATCCCGCTCAAGGGGTCGGTGGGGGCTTCCGGCGACCTGGCGCCCTTGGCTCACATGTCCCTGGTGCTGCTGGGCGAAGGCAAGGCCCGCTACAAGGGGCAGTGGCTGGATGCCCCGGCGGCATTGAAGATCGCCGGCCTGACACCGCTGACCCTGGCGGCCAAGGAAGGGTTGGCACTGCTCAATGGCACCCAGGTCTCCACGGCTTTCGCCTTGCGCGGCCTGTTCGAAGCTGAAGACCTGTTCGCTGGTGCCCTGGTTTGTGGCGGCCTGACCGTCGAAGCGGTGCTGGGCTCACGTTCGCCCTTCGATGCACGGATTCATAGCGCCCGTGGCCAGCGTGGGCAGATCGACACCGCTGCCGCCTACCGCGCTCTGCTGGGCGAGAGCACCGAAGTCTCCACGTCCCATAAGAACTGCGACAAGGTCCAGGACCCGTACTCACTGCGTTGCCAGCCCCAGGTAATGGGCGCCTGCCTGACTCAATTGCGCCAGGCCGCCGAGGTGCTGGTGGTAGAGGCCAACGCTGTGTCCGACAACCCATTGGTGTTCGCTGCCGAAGGCGATGTGATTTCTGGCGGTAACTTCCACGCCGAACCCGTGGCCATGGCCGCCGACAACATGGCCCTGGCCATTTCCGAGATCGGCTCGCTGAGCGAGCGCCGCATCTCGCTGATGATGGACAAGCACATGTCCCAGTTGCCGCCGTTCCTGGTGGCCAATGGTGGGGTCAACTCCGGCTTCATGATCGCCCAGGTCACCGCTGCCGCCCTGGCCAGCGAAAACAAGGCCCTGGCGCACCCGCACTCGGTGGACAGCCTGCCGACCTCGGCGAACCAGGAGGATCACGTGTCCATGGCCCCGGCTGCCGGCAAGCGCCTGTGGGAAATGGCCGAGAACACCCGCGGCATTCTCGCCGTGGAGTGGCTGGCGGCCTGCCAGGGCCTGGACCTGCGTGAAGGCCTGAAGAGCTCGCCAGCCCTGGAGAAGGCCCGCGCTACGCTGCGCGAGCAGGTGGCCTACTACGAGAAGGACCGTTTCTTCGCCCCGGACATCAACGCCGCCGGTGACTTGCTGGCTTCACGCTGCCTGACCGGCTTGCTGCCCGCTGGCCTGCTGCCGAGCCTGTAACGGCTGTCCGGGTTACCGGCCAGCCCGACGCGGAACGTCTGCTTCAGCCACCCGCACCGTGGTGCGGGCGGCTGTCCATAACAATAAAAGGGACGAAGACATGCAATCACAAGAGAAAGGACTACGCCGCGGCCTGACGGCTCGTCACATCCGTTTCATGGCCCTGGGATCGGCTATCGGTACCGGGCTGTTCTATGGCTCCGCCTCGGCTATCCAGATGGCGGGCCCGGCAGTATTGCTCGCCTACCTGATCGGTGGTGCGGCGGTATTCATGGTCATGCGCGCCCTGGGGGAGATGGCGGTGCACAACCCGGTGTCCGGGTCGTTCGGGCACTACGCCAGCCAGTACCTGGGGCCGATGCCCGGCTTCATCCTGGGCTGGACCTACGCGTTCGAGATGCTGATCGTCTGCCTGGCGGACGTGACCGCCTTCGGCATCTACATGGGGTTCTGGTTTCCCGATGTCGAGCGCTGGATCTGGGTGCTGTCCATCGTGCTGTTCATTGGCGGCTTGAACCTGTGCAACGTCAAGGTCTTCGGCGAGATGGAGTTCTGGCTGTCGCTGCTCAAGGTCGGGGCGATCGTGGCGATGATCCTCGGTGGCATCGGCATCATGTTGTTCGGCATTGGCAGTGCGAGCCAGGAACAGGCTACCGGGCTGAGCAATCTCTGGGCCCATGGCGGTTTCATGCCCAACGGTATTGGTGGGGTGATCGCTTCTTTCGCGGTGGTGATGTTCGCCTTCGGCGGCATCGAGATCATCGGAGTCACCGCTGGCGAGGCCAAGGACCCGCGACGGGTCATCCCCAAGGCCATCAATGCGGTACCGCTGCGCATCCTGCTGTTCTATGTACTGACCCTCCTGGTACTGATGGCCATCTTCCCCTGGCCGCAGATCGGCACCCAGGGCAGTCCCTTCGTGCAGATATTCGATAGCTTGGGCATCAGCTCCGCCGCGACCATCCTCAACATCGTGGTGATCTCGGCGGCGATATCGGCCATCAACAGCGACATCTTCGGTGCCGGGCGCATGATGTACGGCCTGGCCCAGCAAGGGCAGGCACCCAAGGGGTTTGCCCAGGTCTCCAGGCATGGTGTGCCATGGATGACCGTGGTGGTGATGGCCGTGACCCTGTTGATCGGGGTGGTGCTGAATTACCTGATTCCGGAAAACATCTTCCTGCTGATCGCTTCCCTGGCCACTTTCGCCACGGTCTGGGTCTGGCTGATGATTCTCCTGACCCATGTGGCCATGCGCCGTTCCATGACGGCCGAGCAGGTGGCCCAGCTACAGTTCAAGGTGCCGTTCTGGCCCTGGGCTCCCGCAGCGGCCATTGCCTTCATGTTGTTCATCTTCGCGGTCCTGGGCTATTTCCCGAAAACCCAGGGCGCGCTGCTGGTGGGCGTGGTGTGGATCGTCCTGCTGGTGGTGGCCTACAAACTCTGGGTCAAGCCGGTGCCTGGATCGGTCGGCCCGGTCGATGGCCATACTTCTTTACCTACTGATCATTA
It contains:
- the hutH gene encoding histidine ammonia-lyase → MNVTALNLIPGQLSLAQLRTVYQQPLTLTLDDSASAQIDASVACVEQILAEKRTAYGINTGFGLLASTRIASADLENLQRSLVLSHAAGVGAPISDDLVRLIMVLKVNSLSRGFSGIRRQVIDALIALINAEVYPHIPLKGSVGASGDLAPLAHMSLVLLGEGKARYKGQWLDAPAALKIAGLTPLTLAAKEGLALLNGTQVSTAFALRGLFEAEDLFAGALVCGGLTVEAVLGSRSPFDARIHSARGQRGQIDTAAAYRALLGESTEVSTSHKNCDKVQDPYSLRCQPQVMGACLTQLRQAAEVLVVEANAVSDNPLVFAAEGDVISGGNFHAEPVAMAADNMALAISEIGSLSERRISLMMDKHMSQLPPFLVANGGVNSGFMIAQVTAAALASENKALAHPHSVDSLPTSANQEDHVSMAPAAGKRLWEMAENTRGILAVEWLAACQGLDLREGLKSSPALEKARATLREQVAYYEKDRFFAPDINAAGDLLASRCLTGLLPAGLLPSL
- a CDS encoding amino acid permease, with product MQSQEKGLRRGLTARHIRFMALGSAIGTGLFYGSASAIQMAGPAVLLAYLIGGAAVFMVMRALGEMAVHNPVSGSFGHYASQYLGPMPGFILGWTYAFEMLIVCLADVTAFGIYMGFWFPDVERWIWVLSIVLFIGGLNLCNVKVFGEMEFWLSLLKVGAIVAMILGGIGIMLFGIGSASQEQATGLSNLWAHGGFMPNGIGGVIASFAVVMFAFGGIEIIGVTAGEAKDPRRVIPKAINAVPLRILLFYVLTLLVLMAIFPWPQIGTQGSPFVQIFDSLGISSAATILNIVVISAAISAINSDIFGAGRMMYGLAQQGQAPKGFAQVSRHGVPWMTVVVMAVTLLIGVVLNYLIPENIFLLIASLATFATVWVWLMILLTHVAMRRSMTAEQVAQLQFKVPFWPWAPAAAIAFMLFIFAVLGYFPKTQGALLVGVVWIVLLVVAYKLWVKPVPGSVGPVDGHTSLPTDH